The following coding sequences lie in one Pseudoxanthomonas sp. SE1 genomic window:
- a CDS encoding phage regulatory CII family protein, producing the protein MFGPLDVAVYATVHEFSDARARKRGAVALAPRIGMPAGTLSNKANPTMPDHKLGLAEAVAIMLTTDDFRILHAVNQLTGHCSYRLPLHADAGDVEILDAYAAAHEMTGEKAAAIREALRDGRVTPEEIAQVRACFDKEVRAGLELMSRLEALAQ; encoded by the coding sequence TTGTTCGGTCCGCTGGACGTTGCTGTCTACGCGACCGTGCACGAGTTCAGCGACGCCCGCGCACGAAAGCGCGGTGCCGTCGCCCTGGCGCCACGCATTGGCATGCCAGCCGGCACGCTCAGCAACAAGGCCAATCCGACCATGCCCGACCACAAGTTGGGCTTGGCCGAAGCCGTGGCCATCATGCTGACCACCGACGATTTCCGGATCCTGCACGCGGTCAATCAGTTGACCGGTCACTGCAGCTACCGCCTTCCCCTTCATGCGGACGCCGGTGACGTCGAAATTCTGGACGCCTACGCCGCGGCGCACGAAATGACGGGCGAGAAAGCGGCAGCGATCCGCGAGGCGTTGCGCGATGGCCGGGTGACCCCTGAAGAGATCGCCCAGGTGCGCGCGTGCTTCGACAAAGAAGTGCGTGCCGGATTGGAATTGATGTCGCGGCTGGAGGCGCTCGCCCAATGA
- a CDS encoding tyrosine-type recombinase/integrase: MNTFLTAAAPRAVFERYLTRSEEKRLLAHIGRHAGMYAKRDHAWIRLIRHCGLRLGSLRGLTVGDARTALRTRRIHAGDDHAKGGRGYDTPLNSGAEQALRDLLAVRRAMRCPDDDDAPLICSRLGRAMSERSFQHRLQAWRQSAGLQVEVSPHWLRHTYAQRVIATTEARDPLAVVQVLLGHASRASTTVYTLPTREDIERAAEEACR, translated from the coding sequence GTGAACACCTTCCTGACCGCCGCCGCGCCGCGTGCGGTCTTCGAACGCTACCTGACGCGTTCCGAGGAAAAGCGCCTGCTGGCGCACATCGGCCGGCATGCCGGCATGTATGCCAAGCGTGACCACGCTTGGATCCGCCTGATCCGCCACTGCGGCCTGCGCCTGGGCAGCCTGCGCGGTCTGACAGTCGGCGACGCCCGCACCGCGCTGCGCACGCGCCGCATCCATGCCGGCGACGATCACGCCAAGGGTGGCCGCGGCTACGACACGCCGCTGAATTCCGGCGCCGAACAGGCCCTGCGCGATCTGCTGGCTGTACGTCGTGCGATGCGCTGCCCGGATGACGATGACGCACCCCTGATCTGCAGCCGGCTGGGCAGGGCCATGTCTGAACGGTCCTTCCAGCACCGCCTGCAGGCGTGGCGCCAGTCCGCCGGCCTGCAGGTGGAAGTCAGCCCGCACTGGCTGCGCCACACCTACGCCCAGCGGGTCATCGCCACCACCGAAGCCCGCGACCCGCTAGCCGTCGTCCAGGTCCTGCTGGGCCATGCGAGCCGCGCCAGTACCACCGTCTACACCCTGCCCACGCGCGAAGACATCGAACGCGCCGCCGAGGAAGCCTGCCGATGA